CTGTGTTTattatcagtataggagaaattAGTATATGTAATATTAGGTGTGTGTgtactattataattatttaggaataaaacttttaaatggaAGTATATACAGTTATATAGAAACTGGTTAACATTGTTTCTGAACATATCTTTGCAGTATTACTTAATCCATTTGTGTTCCCAGTTGTATGTTTCAATAAATGTAGAATCAAATTTAATAGTTTTTCCTATTCCTAACACTcccatttcttcctctttgtctGATAGCTGTTTGTTCCTCTCAAAATTCAGCCTTCTTGTTTCTAACCTTCCTTTATGGCTAAGTATGTGTCTAGTCTATTTTTTCCTTGTGCTTATTTATCTCTTACCATATAGTTCTTTGCACACTGTAATTTTCTCTGCCATATTTATATGAAATCCCCCTGAGAGATTAACCTCAGGGTCTTTAGATGTTACAGGGAATCTATTGAAATAgtacaacccccccccaaaaaaaagccccCTTTCCCCCCTCTGGTGTTCAGAATTGAACCTTGGgtttcatacatgctaggccaatcctctactactgaactacatccccagctaaaatgcatattttttaaataaaatagagaaaagtatTCATTATTTGCCAATGGATATCAACtacaattcaatttttaaaaatatttgtggtaaaatacacataaaatttagcCTTAATATGGTACAGTTTAGTAATGGTAAATACATTTACATTCTTGTTGTATAACTAATCTCCAGAAGTATCATCATCTTACAAATAATAGCTGACCCCTGACCCATTAAACAACAATTTTCTATTACTACTTCTGTAGCCCCTGGCAATCACAATCACCATTCTCTGTCTCTGATTTTGACTAATCCAGGCACTTCATTAAAGATGAATCACAGTATTTGCCTTATCATATCATTAATGATAATTTTATGTCAGCACAacattttgttcatccattcacctgttgatgccATTTAGGTTGCTTTcaccttttgactattgtgaacaaTCCTGATGTCAACTTGGGTGTACGATGACTGTTTTTTGAcactgactttttatttttagatgggcactctggttttttaaaaatgataaaagtaaaacTTGGCAAGCAAACCTTCGACTGATCTCTAAGTTTGATACTGTTGAAGACTTTTGGGCGtaagtaaacatttattttaggatatttgtaatttttttttctcttttaagttgaaTCCACAACAGGAAGGATGAGGGATGAGTGAAGTTAACAAACGTTCGTCTGAAGAACTTTTGTCTTCTCCTCATGAATGTTTGAATTTGTGATTATACCTGATCAGTTTTAGAAAGGTTCTATCCATTATCCTAGGCCTGAATATTCTGTATTCCTTGATCTGAAATATCCTTTCCTTCAAAATCCTTTATTGCCCCAAAACTTTTGGCAAATAGTTGAAACTTGTATCCTTTAGTGGTTGCCTAAATAAATCTCCCTCATGACTCTAGAGCACTGTTTGGTGTCAATTTCTATAATTGTTTTCAGTATAATGTCTGGAATTTCTTATGAAGTCTCAGGctgaaatgataaaaattcaaGGGAATGTCAAGAAAAGGATAGTATCTGTGATGATAgttcattataatttatgatagactaagaaaaattgaaatgtttttcagattttgtttctAGTTAAGCTTTGATTTGGAATCAAACTTGTGCGTAACTCCaaagtacaatttaaaatttggattctgaTTCTCtaatattaaacaatttttttgttctgttttgtttggggCTAGGGATtgtcagggccttgtgcatgtcatacaagcacaaggccctgacACGTTTTAGTACGTGTAGGCAATTTCATTTCATAGTGGATTTGTATACCATAATTTAGAAATTTGAAGGAATCCTTCAGCTTTCTTTAATGActaaattaattcttaatttcttacttttttctaataaatttcttaaaaacaacctttgagtatttttgttttgattcaaTCTGTATATTCTCAATATTTTGTTCAATGTGCTATTATAAATTCTCATAAACTAAACAGACCTTAGAGCACCTGAATAAGAAAAGAAGTGGCAAATATAGCATTAGCTAGGCTTTTCACCTTAAATTCCATTGAAGAAATGTGCTCTCATATTAAGCACTTATTGTACGAAATTAGTAGTGTTAATGCTGAATCATGGTTATTATTAGGTTTCTTTTGTTGCCTAGTTGAAGCTGTCATTGATAACATTGTTTGGGAAGTTACCATTAGGTAATGATCCCACAAATCTTATGGAACATGCTCTTTTACCCAAACTGGGATTATAATAGGTGTCTTACCCTATGTAATCTGATCAGAAGATGCCAAATTCTTTCTTAAAACTCTTCTTTGAGATATTTCCATACTAGGTTTAAATAGTTAGTTCTAAGAGAACCTAAGCATAACAGTCTGTAGCATATGACTGAGGTTAATTAATTTCTGCCATCTAATGTTTGACATAGGCAAAGCATTCtcttgccaatttaaaaaaattttttttttagttgtagatggacacagtcctttattttatttattattgttttttattttttatgtggtatcagggatcgaacccaatgcttcatgcatgctaggcaagcgctctaccactgagccacaatcctggcccccttttgccaatttttaaaaacaattttgcgGTAAGAGAATACAGGAATCACATGATATAGCCATCTACTATCAGGAAAGTGAATGTTTAAGCAATTGCAAATATTATTCTGCTAGCTTTGTATTTGGAAATGGTTTAGAAATATCAGTTCCTTGCTATATGTAAATGATTATAATTCCAGATGGTAGAGCGTAgaactattatatttttaaaaaagttttcaagTAATCATTCTGCTAACTAGCCAGTAAAATTTATAGTTTTGGGGAATCATTCTACTTTTGGATAAACTTTAAGGATAATGATGTTGATTATTTAAGTCATGTAATCCTGAGGATCAGGTTCATGTTTTCTCTTGATCTCTTTCCTTCCCCCCAGTATCCAGGGATACTCTATCACCAAATTATACCCCTAGCCTGTTTTATTTGTTGAGgaaggggtctcactgagttcttcaggctggccttgagcctgagatcctcctgtttcagactCCTGAATTGCCTGGATGTCTAGTGATGATTTGTTTTTTAGTGTTTGAGAACAAACAAAACTGTTCATTACCCTCATGTTCTATCATTTACTTAAGCAACCTTATgcctttattttcagtttttaatatatacatttgttTGTAATTATTTGTATGAGTTAACCAGTGTACCAAAATGTTttgtcaaaattattaaaaatagtttgtattataaattgtttcttgaACGTATCATTAAGATCTGTTTTGTCTGTCCATTTCAGAAATCGActtcatagaaaaacaaatacatgtgaacttttttgtgttaagttttcgTGTTTCTAAGTGTGTATAATGCAAGCACATAACCTTTCATTacgtattatatttttaattgttcttttcttttgcctAGTCTATACAACCATATCCAGTTGTCTAGTAATTTAATGCCTGGCTGTGACTACTCACTTTTTAAGGTATGCCTAATCAatgatttcatgtatttattatagGACTAGACCATTCAGGTATTCATTAAGAAAACTTTCCACAGTAGAATAGTTTCTACTGTGATGCACAGGCTAATAATTAAATTGGTGTTACTTGGCTTTTAACATCAGCATATTTTGCTCTATTTAtggtataaaaattagaaattaagaacATTACTCTAAGGGCATACTGAGATTGATTTTGATGaaagctctgatttttattttcttccctccaGTCCAGTTCCTCCTTTTTGTATTTAAGTAGACTGAGCTTGTCAGGGGTTGCAGGGtttcttgaaatatttataaatggacTTTGTCAGATGGTTGGAGGATGCAGCATTAATTAATTCTGAAATTGCATAAGTTTTGCATGTGTTTTCTAGGTGTTGAAGGATACGTAGTTAACTGATAAAAGGTGTCTCCTAGGCAGAAAGTTTAAGCATTTCCAAATTAAGGAAAGCACAAGGTTTGATAACTAATAGGTGACAAAGTCACACCCCTgatatttttaaagtcctttttgcttttttttttttaaataaaaactcgACCCATAGCAGTTCATAATAAAGTTTAAGAAGTTGACAGTATTTTACTTGCTGATTATAGTGGTTATCTCCCTCAAAGTCCAGGTCACAATATTGTTTAATAATGTTGTTTTCTTCCCCTGTAGGATGGTATTGAGCCTATGTGGgaagatgagaaaaacaaacGGGGCGGAAGATGGCTCATTACATTGAACAAACAGCAGAGACGAAGTGACCTCGATCGTTTTTGGCTAGAGACAGTAAGGTTTTAAAATTACAAGGCAGTTTTAGAATACTGACTGTTATATTACattacattttgttttggtttacttAGTTTAAGAGGAAATAATGATGCCCACAttagaaaatcttaaaagttaATAATTGTTTTATCATATGAATCCTGTATACCTTATGTGCTAGTATGGTGAAATATTCTGCCATACTAAGTCTAATTAAAATGATTGGAATTAAAATCCCACCTTCCATAATAAGATTACCCTGGTCATTTCATTAACTTTGgaatttataagatttttaatgGATTTGCAACCCATTTATAGCATTGCTGTATGtgtgctacattttcttttagaagtaAACAGATTATTAATACCATTCAACCTAAAAAAGTTTCagtaacctctttttttttttttaaatgtttttttagttatagttgggcacaaaaacccttattttatttattttttatgtggtgctgaggatcgaacccagtgctcagcgagtgctctactgctgagccacaaccccagcccctgtagttAGCACTTAAATATTTgaatgagttttttttgtttgtttgttagttttgttttttaagaatagAGTTGATTTTGCTTTTGGAAAAGGTCATCAGTAAATAACAGTTTAGAATTCCTTATTAAAAAGTCAGGacatttcagttttgcaaaatgaaGAAAGTTCTTGAGATGAATGGTAATAATGGTTGCCcaatgttaaatgtttttaatgcCCCTGAACTATGtgtttaaaatggttaaaatgataaattttatgttttatcatctcccccccccaaaaaaagtcatCATGTTCTTATGAAAAAGCAACATGGCAATCTAACCATGAATAGCTATTTCACATTATCTCATTAATCATTTGTTTGCCAACAAGTATAACCAGCAGCAAGGCAAATGAATATTAACAACATAACATCACTATCTGTTCCCTGACATCAGTTGCCCAatttgatgaaaaaattaaaacaactgaaATATTTAACCAGTCAAGCCAAATAATCATATGCATATGTAAAATTTAGACATTTAAAAgctgattttattatttgtatgtataCAAATACAGAAGGAAACATTTGCCATCTAATTAAGTGGTTTATAATCTATTGGATGTAAtttgggatttgttgttgtttttgaagcTGCTGTGCCTTATTGGAGAATCTTTTGATGACTACAGTGATGATGTATGTGGAGCTGTTGTTAATGTTAGAGCTAAAGGTGATAAGATAGCAATATGGACTACTGAATGTGAAAACAGAGAGGCTGTTACACATATAGGGTAAGGTTTTGCTCTTTGCTTACTACTTTGACAATATTAAGGTAACTGAAACCTTTTTACTTGTGGTTTAGAAATACTTGGGTTTGTAAACCATTATTTTTCCTTGTATTATTTTAAtgacaatttttataattttgaactCCTGTTGGTGCTCATTGTCttacttatataatatttttttctaatcctgTAAAGTTGCTTTTTCTTATCTAGTATGTAATTCTTAGAGCACTCTACTTTAGCTTGCAGTACTTTATTCACTTACTAagtaatgaaaatgtatttttctcaaatttggaaAGTGCTATTTGGAATAAAAGTGCTACTTGGAAAACTACAAATGTATAAACCATCATAATTCAGTGAGTATTGGCACATGATAGTGAAATTTCCACATATATGTACACCACATAGAATTTtacttgaaaataaacattttaagttttgtcTATTTAAAATCCACAtgtatagatttttcttttttggggtggggggtaaattttgttttttgcaaAAATGGTCTGTCATTTACTTTCAAACATTATTGTTAGgatttttttattacaattaCATTAGTAAATGtattaaattagtaaaatttgtggtttaattttatgttaataaGTACTAGGTAGTTATAGGTCACAAAATGTTTGAATTGCTCATTTGGTGATTTTTCAAACATTATAAATTCTCCTAGGAACATACCTTCCAATCCTTTTTCAGGTTTCATTCTATGTGGGGCTTGCTTCTATCGTCAATTTGTTATCATATTTAAGATCTTTCCATCAGCATCAAAACATCAGTTTAGGAGtttcattttactttgaaaacAATAGTTAAAAAATATAGGTTTCTTTCTTATGAAAGTTTTGTATTTGTGTCAgcattaaataattttgaaatctaaaacattttgataattttttaaggaaaaaatattt
This genomic interval from Ictidomys tridecemlineatus isolate mIctTri1 chromosome 9, mIctTri1.hap1, whole genome shotgun sequence contains the following:
- the Eif4e gene encoding eukaryotic translation initiation factor 4E codes for the protein MATVEPETTPTPNPPPTEEEKTESNQEVANPEHYIKHPLQNRWALWFFKNDKSKTWQANLRLISKFDTVEDFWALYNHIQLSSNLMPGCDYSLFKDGIEPMWEDEKNKRGGRWLITLNKQQRRSDLDRFWLETLLCLIGESFDDYSDDVCGAVVNVRAKGDKIAIWTTECENREAVTHIGRVYKERLGLPPKIVIGYQSHADTATKSGSTTKNRFVV